Within Gouania willdenowi unplaced genomic scaffold, fGouWil2.1 scaffold_382_arrow_ctg1, whole genome shotgun sequence, the genomic segment agagaaaagtgttaaagtttattaaagtgttaagaaacggtgttcaggtgggcggagccaggtagaaacccagggtttctttggtaaaacctgccagcgaccaggtttagttcatcgacaatgttgccatggtaacatactcagagaagaacatacctcgctttttggaatgagatactcagagtttccctcatttgagcctgaacatactcagagtttgaacataacttACTTTATGGAATACCTCTCTGGAAAATTCAGCACTCATAATAAAtgcaatttgtaaataaaatgtaaaaataaataaatgcaaatgcaaagagcagctttgagtttaacatttttaaaaacttgaaaaaacttgaaaattttaactataaaactaagggacctgtcgagagaaaaaagctcaaactaccaaaattttgcatctttttatgccatgacatcatcatcgaAGGacttaaaagtaacgagctcatttttttaaaatgtaaggagtagaaagtacagatatttgttgaaaaaattaAGGAGTAAaggtaaaaagtcaccaaaaaactgaatactcaagtaaagtacagataccagaaaaaaaatatttaagtacagtaacatTTTGTTACTTGTCACTGTGATTGAtttttctctctgctctgtttcaggtgtcatgaagctgatgatgtcagttcctgatctgtggttcacggctcaactagtctgtgacactctgatgttctatctctctatcctgttctgttggtccttctgtccactaaccccaaccagtccacgcagatggctgccacctctgaacctggttctgctaaAGATTTCTTCCAGTTAAAAGGAAGtagtttcttcccactgtcactgatgctgttcatgtggatttgttttgggctttttttttcttttttacaaattttatatttctgaACTTTATCTGATATATTTACCTGCCTGCTCTATGTCTTGTGCCAATGGAAAGCTATCAGTGTTTACTTTTCTGGATGTGTCTGTAccagggtcaattataattgtaattgcatagtTGATAATTACCTcactcagtgccagccattttcagattttctaccccccagtgccagccgtttttgagcattttcactgatttttaaagacttacagaatattttctattatttctggCTCGTtatgttcttttgtaatcagccattgaatagagcaagttttacacaaatctccagcttcagagcaaaaagctgagaaaaacagccttcttttctaaaaaaccctgtcagtgactttaaagcaatttttttttgctttagtgacaactctaacgtctgaacattgtttccttatatatataaaaaataaattaaaaaaacactgagaccgggcttttgatggcaaaattattatttatctatctgggtcagagttgaattgtttttttactgtattttggtggtcctccaagtttctctcccgtcagtttgcacacacgcaacttcctcttcctcccagacatgcagtgtcactgcgttccctgtttttttttttatcgttttatctcatCACCACATTATCCATGATTTCCctcagggtgttttctagtaatccccgtgacaAAAAGGCAATTGACGAGTTATCTCATCATTGGCACTGAgtgatttaattacaattatggcaaaattatgattgttattgtaatttaaaaaaaacaattgcttccataatcgtaattaaattgtaattgagttaagataatttactttgtaattgtcatgaaaattttatattaatatcgtcaattataatttaacacaaatctGGAAAACTGTTGcatttctatgtacagttctacacatatatagttaattattttttcatatcAACCTTAcccatattttaccatttaaaaattatataaattgaggagtatactgacacaaaaaagcctCAAACGCCCgcaccaaatatattaaaacctatattttcattgatttggaagcctaacaaggtaatcaatcgaTAGGACACAAACTAGatgatttacatttgtttttagtgtattttacagctgatttaggacctgttatcataagaaatgctaaaagaaagctaacacaaagttaacttttattaggccatttatttcaggctcagtaattgtgataaattataattgaacttgagaaaataattgtaattgactgaggataaaaaataattgtagttggaaacgtaattgtaactgaaatgtaattgacaccaaccctggtcGATACCCCCTGCCACCCTCCCcaataatctaataaaagttttgatctcaaaaaaaaaaataaataaaaaaaacaactttatttatttcacaaaaacacaaagcgcAAGCAAAAAGCTAAATGCAAATATGGGAAGgaaaattaaggaaaaaaataaaataaataaacagaaaacataGATATCTAAAGCTATGAAGATCCAATCACATGACACGGACTGTCTCTGGTTGGTCTTTGATGGCGTCCTGGATCTGTCGGTTGAGCTCTGCAATTATCCGGTCTTGGTGGGTGTACACCCCAGTCCTCAGCAGGGTGTCTCTCTCCTCCAGCAGGCGACTCAAGTGTTCGTCAGCACTCGCATTCTGACTCAGACCAGGGACCGGCTCAGAAACTGAGTGGGTGGGGTCCATACGGTTTTGCTCTTTTAATCTGTCAATACATAAACATACAGAATATATCAAACGTCATTAAGCACACAGTGAGTGAGCCAGAGTTTAGAGAAAAGGCAAAAAAGCTTAACATGTAAGTCCaacctaaaaccactttttttctgctgaacagACCTTTTTCCACACTTACGCATTTTAAACCGGAAGTGGTGTGCAACAACTTCCTGTGGCTATAGCTTTAGCGTTAGAGAGTGACAAAAATGCTCAGTCTCAGCGTGGTTGCTCTTGTTATGTTCTTGGTTGCTCTTGTGGGGCAAGAAAACAGCCATACCTGTCTTACCACACTTTTCCAACAGACCCAGACCAGTGGATCTAAGCAGTTAGGAGGGATGAGGGTCCAGAATCTGtattctacactacaccggAACTTCACTCAAGAGGATTTTGTCAACGGATCCAGTCACCATCAGACACCTTAAAAGTGTAGCTGTTCCATCTCTCTTTCCCTGGAATAATCTTATCGCACCACCGAAGAGGGAGTCTGCCTTTGAGACGGCTCAGAAACGGCAGCTTGTCCTCTTACAGCAAGCTAGCTATGCTAAAGCTGCTACGGCACATCCACCCACAGGTAGATAAGACAAACACATATcagaatgttaaaatataatgtaaaggTCTATAACATGCCTCTCTTTAAACATTCTGAATATTTTAGGAGACTAAATTAGGTTTATTTATGACAATGTTTATACTTCATATGTTGTAGATAGCAGTTAGTTCACAAAGTTTCTTCTTTTCTTAAAAACAACTTctggcagctgagctgacagcagcaaaagagcggagctcacagaggaatttatctacctataaaaccaagggaggtctgtgtgtgtgcgtgcatgcgtgtggagcaaatatctccccgatgcggtgcgagttcgacctgaaacttggtcaacgggttccaaatacccaaagtgtgtgtatctgttattttggagtaatttgatcatttcaaaatgtttattttaattttatttcacttctggacggccctgaaatgaaacctattcaacttttgacctcagggtgtgagggggcgctagcgcaccatctatatctatttcactgcacagctcacttccggtgcgtgcatgagctcccgtggagttctcttttctcttttgaggaaaaatactttttttactgttctttatttggtgatgacaattcgaaacgtttattttcatgttagtttgaccgttcgctatttagaccggacagacctcacccggaagttattgacggcaatggttgctgtgttgaaagctgcacatttctcagcagcgcgtgtgtgagaaccaacggaggagatttgtgtccaaggtagagagtcaaaaacacacgcacgcacgtacgcttcactatcgatcaccgtctacgtgtctatgtatgtaccaccatttagtccggttacagtctgtgtcacgacacccgtccattgggtggtagtgactgtagtgttgagtcagatcagtaaacggtgctacatagtaaagcccgcctgatgattactgcagcttcactcactaTACACCTGttactacacctaactactgaaaatagatacgtttagtgaaagttaggcagacacacacacactaaacaactacaaaaaaatatgaaaatgactcaaaatacacaaaactaaatatttatacaaaaattacacaaaagacagaaaaatacaccaaacgacaacaaaaacatgaaaattactcaaaataaactaaactaaaaacttataatcccacatgaatgcatacttccgacgggcactgtacattacagaaaaaaaacatcaaacgaaaaaaatataaaaatgagttaaaacaaaacatttatcatgcgcatgtctcatagaattaaaccagggaaattgcacacgctattttactttgcacctacaaataaacccctttataatgctacggagtatgttattattatgcccataattgacaacttcttcttctctcaactcccactatatgaatacatacttccgacgggcactgtactcgacttcaaaaaaacatacattaacagaaaaatacagcaaaaatatgaaaatggcttaaaatacacaaaactaaatatttatacaaaaaatacacaaaattactcctgaatcacactacaatagcaacaaaaacaataattatacaaaaatacacatgactccaaaaaacatacgttacagaaaaatacaccatacaaaaaaatataaaagtcatgaagtcatgcacatgtcccattgaattaaaccaggaaaattgcacccacattttgcaccgcaatataccccttatgctcccacatgaatacatgcttccgacgggcactgtactagttaactAAACATTAACTTTTTCTGCTGAGAAAGGATACGATACTTCAACAACAtactatcatttaccatctgactctggctctgaggtaatcatctactgcttttttatttggtggctcaactggaaagctaagtagcaagcgagctagctacaagtagcaagctaactagcagaagaatggctctttccacaacagaatacagcagtcttctccaaaagattattGAACTGGGTTGAACACTGCCATTACAATCTGCttttactattggctgagattagatcagtgacatcacaaactgtgactgttggccccgcccctcctataaaagaagCGAGGAGGGACTAGGTTctacagccctcagtgagcattgattggcAGTTGCATGTGGAActgagcagcgctgtggggGGCGTGGTCAGGATCAGAATAGTGGCAGATCAGGAAAAACCTGTTGGTTGTACTTTAATGCTTCAAAATTTGGGGAACAATAACAATTCAATATGaacttaacttaaaaaaatgacCTCTTTGGATTTGATAAATCAtacttataatatatatatatatataatgctgATCATATTACCCGTTAAGATCATTCCTAATGCTGTCCAGCTCCTTTCTGTCCTGTTGGACGGCCTCCTTCTCCTCCGTTGCAACGTAACGCAGCCTCATGGCCGCCAGCTCTGCTTGCTGCTTCTTCAGGAGAATCATTGCATTTTCCTGCTCACGCTGCATACACACAATGATTAggtaaacacatttacaaatgttatatTCCTGAGtagaaaatgtgtcaaaaaggTACTAAATCTTTGACTATGTTGAGCTTAGAGCCAAATCTTTCCTGTACAAACTCAGATGGGGTTGTAAATGTTATACTAACAAAATAATTATACTAAGTATACTGAGTATGAAGAAAATTTctaacaaaaacttaaaaagtgtatctggagaaaatcaccaACCCTAGCTTTAAAACTGAGATATTAATCAAGGTTCTAaaagcagggatgggcaactatcACAGCGTGGACCACAAACATGTCATTGTATCTGAGCTGAGGACCACATGATCAACACTCtagtcagcatttaaaataatgactaatcAGATCATTCATACAGGGGGAAAAaatgattttgtattttttggttgcttgtcattttgtgtttttgttattttttgcgttcttgttgtaattttgtatatttttctgtcggTTTCTGCATTTGTGTGCTGTGAGAGATTGTGGGAAATTACTCAATTTCACCCAATTGtactaaaaaataacatttttgaaaacaaagtcaTTATTGTCTGTAAATATGGCATTAGGCTGCTGTGAGCCCCTCTCAAAGCGCACAGACatcataatatatttatatattatacatgacatatagataataaaaaaatcataaaatataaaaatacatgatatgaaacaacaatatttaacagaatggagttcaattgtagttctaatcatatttaatgtttttaaacttcct encodes:
- the LOC114460049 gene encoding centrosomal protein of 120 kDa-like, yielding MQREQENAMILLKKQQAELAAMRLRYVATEEKEAVQQDRKELDSIRNDLNGLKEQNRMDPTHSVSEPVPGLSQNASADEHLSRLLEERDTLLRTGVYTHQDRIIAELNRQIQDAIKDQPETVRVM